A window of Aricia agestis chromosome 3, ilAriAges1.1, whole genome shotgun sequence contains these coding sequences:
- the LOC121740200 gene encoding merozoite surface protein CMZ-8-like, which translates to MFYIAILTSIGVLIEAQIIGFVSQLEPLIPYYKVVPEVKLPEEIKNLFPSTLPLPVPVALPSMPEVAPLIVPGVVSSMPEVVPSMPDIVPSSPELMPPVPKLVASVPETVPPVPEAVPSVPVVAPAVPVAAPSVPMYLPFSIYFENEKGPPCPPCMCQPACTPAFFSYCSPCHQICRCRLENLISQQVDWSCGVKVPC; encoded by the coding sequence ATGTTCTACATTGCCATACTAACATCTATAGGCGTACTAATAGAAGCTCAGATTATAGGTTTTGTAAGTCAACTGGAACCACTCATACCATATTATAAAGTAGTACCTGAAGTCAAACTGCCGGAGGAAATCAAGAATTTATTCCCCTCGACTCTGCCTTTGCCAGTGCCAGTGGCATTACCGTCTATGCCAGAAGTCGCACCATTAATTGTACCGGGTGTAGTTTCATCTATGCCAGAGGTAGTACCATCTATGCCAGACATAGTACCATCTAGTCCCGAGTTGATGCCGCCTGTGCCAAAATTAGTAGCGTCTGTGCCAGAAACAGTACCGCCTGTGCCAGAAGCAGTACCATCTGTGCCAGTGGTAGCACCAGCTGTACCAGTAGCAGCACCATCTGTACCTATGTACTTGCCTTTCTCCATATATTTTGAGAATGAGAAAGGACCACCCTGCCCGCCTTGCATGTGCCAGCCAGCTTGCACGCCAGCTTTCTTCTCCTACTGCTCACCGTGCCATCAGATATGCCGTTGCCGCTTAGAAAACCTCATCTCTCAACAAGTTGATTGGTCGTGTGGAGTGAAAGTGCCATGTTAA
- the LOC121740523 gene encoding uncharacterized protein LOC121740523 — translation MKRVIYIALLWHNMFANAKEPELPPCPANIQYLPQNLPMHCRMPIRVDQKTQPFQLPPGFQVIQGMQSLPGMQMMAALPGPPAPQQVMAGPPPPPQLMQQFPAMPGLAAPMMPQKLPVVVMPYYSPVSTKKEPERRRHSRNGRRMYVSDETSDVDSNGSLSEEDARYNTRRHHREKRRKLKLKKQMLTPLLQYVTKDGYVIYEKKISNGEAKKWLSKDENNDDHNNEKDSQERHKELKNASINELMNKQKILRVRKMPKKAEKN, via the coding sequence ATGAAGAGAGTAATTTATATTGCTCTGCTATGGCATAATATGTTTGCTAACGCAAAGGAACCAGAGCTGCCTCCGTGTCCAGcaaatatacaatatttgcCCCAAAACCTGCCGATGCATTGTCGAATGCCGATCAGGGTTGACCAGAAAACGCAACCTTTTCAGCTACCTCCAGGATTCCAAGTCATTCAGGGGATGCAGAGCTTGCCGGGAATGCAGATGATGGCAGCCCTCCCGGGACCACCGGCTCCTCAGCAGGTCATGGCAGGTCCACCACCACCGCCGCAACTTATGCAACAATTCCCAGCAATGCCGGGTTTAGCGGCACCGATGATGCCCCAAAAGTTGCCGGTCGTGGTGATGCCGTACTACTCGCCAGTATCAACCAAGAAGGAGCCCGAACGCCGACGTCACAGTCGCAATGGTAGACGTATGTATGTAAGTGATGAAACCAGTGATGTAGATTCAAATGGATCCCTGTCCGAGGAAGATGCTAGATATAATACGAGAAGACATCACAGAGAGAAAAGAAGGAAACTCAAGCTAAAAAAGCAAATGCTCACACCGCTTCTTCAATATGTTACTAAAGATGGATACGTGATATACGAAAAGAAAATTTCTAATGGAGAAGCTAAAAAGTGGCTTAGTAAAGATGAGAACAATGACGATCATAATAATGAAAAAGACTCTCAAGAACGACATAAGGAACTTAAGAATGCTAGtattaatgaattaatgaataaaCAGAAAATACTGCGTGTTAGAAAAATGCCTAAAAAAGCCGAGAAGAActaa